The proteins below come from a single Dryobates pubescens isolate bDryPub1 chromosome 43, bDryPub1.pri, whole genome shotgun sequence genomic window:
- the LOC128899306 gene encoding olfactory receptor 14A16-like — protein MLNSSSITHFLLLPFSGTRQLQLLHFCLFLAIYLAALLGNGLIITTIAWDHHLHTPMYFFLLNLTLLDLGCISTTVPKSMANSLWDTNDISYTGCVLQVFFYVFLIATEYFLLTTMSFDRYVAICRPLHYETLLGSRVCLHLASAVWACSFLYALLHTANTFSLPFCQGNALEQFFCEIPQLLKLSCSTSYLRELWLIVVSACLLFLCFVLIVVSYVQIFRAVLRIPSQQGCHKTFATCLPHLAVVSLFLSTLFLPNLKPSSVSSPSLDLGVSVLYSVVPPAVNPLIYSLRNQELKDALRKMTTRCFQKQ, from the coding sequence ATGctgaacagcagctccatcacccacttcctcctcctgccattctcaggcacaaggcagctgcagcttctgcacttctgcctcttcctggccatctacctggctgccctgctgggcaatggcctcatcatcaccaccatagcctgggaccaccacctccacacccccatgtacttcttcctcctcaacctcaccctccttgacctgggctgcatctccaccactgtccccAAGTCCATGGCTAATTCCCTGTGGGACACCAATGACATCTCCTACACAGGATGTGTTCTCCAGGTCTTCTTTTATGTATTCCTAATAGctacagagtattttctcctcaccaccatgtccttcgatcgctatgttgccatctgcagacccctgcactatgagaccctcctgggcagcagagtttgtctccacctggcatCAGCTGTCTGGGCCTGTAGctttctctatgctctgctgcacacagccaatacattttccctgcccttctgccagggcaatgctctggagcagttcttctgtgaaatcccccagctcctcaagctctcctgctccacatcctacctcagggaactttggcttaTTGTGGTCAGTGCCTGTTTattatttctctgttttgtgttgattgtggtgtcctatgtgcagatcttcagggcagtgctgaggatcccctctcagcagggatgccacaaaacctttgccacctgcctccctcacctggctgtggtctccctgtttctcagcaCTTTATTCCTTCCTAATCTGAAGCCCTCTTCtgtctcctccccatccctggacctgggggtgtcagttctgtactcagtggtgcctccagcagtgaatcctctcatctacagcctgaggaaccaggagctcaaggatgCCCTGAGGAAAATGACCACcagatgctttcagaagcaataa